From the genome of Hyalangium gracile, one region includes:
- a CDS encoding ABC transporter ATP-binding protein has translation MSAIEVSGLRKTYRRAFRRTGNDALRGVDLTVPEGSAFGLIGPNGAGKTTFIKAILGIVQPTGGTVKVLGGSPEDPRIRARIGYLPERLHLPNSWTAVAFLHTVAKLKGQRPDAASNLRLLERVGIAHAANRKIGGYSKGMRQRLGLAAALLGGPSLLVLDEPTDGIDPLGRVEVRTILQEEVRRGTTLFLNSHLLAETERLCDRVAILANGLVLREGRLEELARGGARWAVRFAPGADAGALAAAGFQAGSTEGLFHVEAAEPAALNAALDKARAAGALLVELKRDGQDLEAVLASTMGAAA, from the coding sequence GTGTCAGCGATTGAAGTCAGCGGGCTCCGCAAGACGTACCGGCGCGCCTTCCGGCGCACGGGGAATGACGCACTGCGGGGCGTGGACCTCACCGTGCCCGAGGGGAGTGCCTTCGGACTGATAGGCCCCAACGGCGCGGGGAAGACGACGTTCATCAAGGCCATCCTCGGCATCGTCCAGCCGACAGGGGGGACGGTGAAGGTGCTGGGGGGCTCGCCCGAGGATCCCCGCATCCGCGCGCGCATCGGCTACCTGCCCGAGCGCCTGCACCTGCCGAACTCGTGGACGGCCGTGGCGTTTCTCCACACCGTGGCGAAGCTCAAGGGCCAGCGCCCGGATGCAGCCTCGAACCTGCGCCTGCTGGAGCGCGTGGGGATCGCCCACGCGGCGAACCGGAAGATTGGTGGGTACTCCAAGGGCATGCGCCAGCGGCTGGGGCTCGCGGCGGCGCTGCTCGGCGGCCCCTCCCTGCTCGTGCTGGACGAGCCCACCGACGGCATCGATCCGCTGGGTCGCGTGGAGGTGCGCACCATCCTCCAGGAGGAGGTCCGGCGCGGCACCACGCTGTTCCTGAACTCGCACCTGCTGGCGGAGACGGAGCGGCTGTGCGATCGCGTGGCCATCCTCGCCAACGGGCTGGTGCTGCGCGAGGGACGGCTGGAGGAGCTGGCGCGCGGCGGGGCGCGGTGGGCGGTGCGCTTCGCTCCCGGCGCGGATGCGGGCGCGCTGGCGGCGGCGGGCTTCCAGGCGGGAAGCACGGAGGGGCTCTTCCACGTGGAGGCGGCGGAGCCGGCGGCGCTGAACGCGGCGCTGGACAAGGCGCGCGCGGCGGGGGCGCTGCTGGTGGAGCTCAAGCGGGACGGCCAGGACCTGGAGGCCGTGCTGGCCTCCACGATGGGAGCGGCGGCATGA
- a CDS encoding right-handed parallel beta-helix repeat-containing protein, translating to MSDFRKSATSSGEAVVVHLSAQEVRIEDNDISKAGKGIAVGGVTHGANPTEIVVKGNRIRDISTAGGSDGAGIRVENANQVQLEGNTIEDTQGYGMMLGLGTNGAPSRDLLVRNNVIRTEKLIRLGRQRPGLRMEANRYEAGGLFKAEPRRRATSLSGNSSPVWTRAPAWSLEPARSLEAQPPRRWRPRKWRSRWLSA from the coding sequence ATGTCCGACTTCCGCAAGAGCGCCACCTCCTCGGGAGAGGCCGTCGTCGTCCACCTCTCCGCCCAGGAGGTCCGCATCGAGGACAACGACATCTCCAAGGCCGGCAAGGGCATCGCGGTGGGCGGCGTCACCCACGGCGCCAACCCCACCGAGATCGTCGTGAAGGGAAACCGCATCCGAGACATCTCCACCGCGGGTGGGAGCGACGGGGCCGGCATCCGCGTCGAGAACGCCAACCAGGTCCAGCTCGAGGGCAACACCATCGAGGACACCCAGGGCTACGGGATGATGCTCGGGCTCGGGACCAACGGCGCTCCCAGTCGCGATCTGCTCGTGCGCAACAACGTCATCCGCACCGAGAAGCTCATCCGGCTGGGACGGCAGCGGCCCGGGCTCCGGATGGAAGCGAACCGCTACGAGGCCGGAGGTCTGTTCAAGGCCGAGCCCAGGAGACGCGCGACTTCGCTCAGTGGAAACAGCTCTCCGGTGTGGACCAGGGCTCCCGCGTGGAGCCTTGAGCCCGCGCGTTCCCTGGAGGCTCAGCCGCCTCGGCGGTGGCGCCCGCGGAAGTGGCGGTCCAGGTGGCTCTCCGCCTGA
- a CDS encoding amino acid adenylation domain-containing protein — protein sequence MTERELQRFPVDVNPTTADYPRSEPVHKLFEKQAQRTPEAVAVESGKERLTYEELSVRARQLASLLRRQGVGPGSRVGILLNPSLDLIVALLGCLEAGAAYVPLEPLRPLHYTRFVIENSGASIVLTEPSLGEPLRDLPVRCISPTEVEPSPQEGREPEATLSPEDAAYAIYTSGTTGSPKGVLVPHRALTTYVWWAWKLYVGSEVATFPLYSSLAFDLTVTSIFVPLISGGRIIVYPGSSAGAALMDAIEDNRVDIVKLTPSHLSLLVTRKHPGSKVRRLIVGGESLETRLALRAMESFGSHLEIFNEYGPTEATVGCIVHRFDPGTDVQDFVPIGQPAPNAQAYVLDGYMSPVAEGVTGELYLGGDCLALGYLGDPGMTQERFIPSPFVKGEVVYRTGDLARWLPGSVLAFEGRNDTQIKFNGHRVELEGLKSLLNRHLAVHDSVVLLCTDAGSSALVAYYAAEHAIDSSVLRAFMATMLSQEIIPQYFVHLPRLPLTANGKIDTKALPRLEEVKGRMRSASAAPSTPTETELASIWRGSLGLAEIGVDDDFFEIGGHSLLANQIILRIREALGVDLNMRSIFENRTIAALARSIERTRGSEQIRLATGASTEAEPLPRFIPEPELPRDATPALGAAAKKSDEENLVLAESITSVDEKVGAFYSRFPWPWNSSKFDTLQDPEFERIMVSQEVGDFSHTAVPRDASIWVAGCGTNQALLTALLFPKARVLGTDLSTKSIEICAANAAALGVKNLELRLESINDATYEEQFDFVVCTGVIHHTYEPAHALGRLSRALKRDGLMELLVYNRFHRTITSAFQKAIRIMTKGLPANDYPVAKRLAAGFAIDNTMARFISRHRDWEESDFADLLINPVEHSYTVDSLAELAAGCNLELARPCISLYAKYRAESIFWEMAFADPDIQRVYDAMPDLDRWRVSNLLMHEKSPMLWFYLRRQDARTPRKSEQQLNDEFLRTTFERASTMQQSYIRGQDGRFRLSMKSIVHPASVPEDSVKALYERFDRSRVMGEVFAELGIAPHFGNVQRARLRLTTPAFPYLRAVPSR from the coding sequence ATGACCGAGAGAGAGCTCCAGCGCTTCCCCGTGGATGTGAACCCCACGACCGCCGACTACCCGAGGTCCGAGCCTGTTCATAAGCTCTTCGAGAAGCAAGCGCAGCGGACTCCCGAGGCGGTCGCGGTGGAGTCCGGCAAGGAGCGCCTCACCTATGAGGAGCTGTCCGTCAGGGCTCGCCAGCTGGCCTCCCTGCTTCGGCGGCAGGGGGTGGGGCCAGGAAGCCGGGTCGGCATCCTCCTCAACCCTTCGCTGGATCTCATCGTCGCGCTCCTCGGGTGCCTCGAGGCTGGCGCGGCCTACGTCCCCCTGGAGCCGCTGCGACCGCTCCACTACACGCGGTTCGTCATCGAGAACTCCGGTGCCTCCATCGTCCTCACGGAGCCATCGCTGGGCGAGCCCCTGCGTGATCTCCCGGTGCGGTGCATCTCTCCCACGGAGGTCGAGCCCTCGCCCCAGGAGGGCAGGGAGCCGGAGGCCACTCTCTCCCCGGAGGATGCCGCCTACGCCATCTATACGTCGGGCACGACGGGGAGTCCGAAGGGAGTCCTCGTGCCGCACCGGGCGCTCACCACCTACGTGTGGTGGGCGTGGAAGCTCTACGTGGGCTCCGAGGTCGCCACCTTCCCGCTGTACTCGTCGCTGGCCTTCGATCTGACCGTGACGTCGATCTTCGTCCCGCTCATCTCGGGCGGGAGGATCATCGTCTACCCGGGGTCCTCGGCGGGGGCGGCGCTCATGGACGCCATCGAGGACAATCGCGTCGACATCGTGAAGCTCACCCCGAGCCACCTGTCGCTGCTCGTCACGCGCAAGCATCCCGGCAGCAAGGTGCGGCGGCTCATCGTCGGCGGCGAGAGCCTGGAGACCCGGCTGGCGCTGCGGGCCATGGAGAGCTTCGGCTCCCACCTGGAGATCTTCAACGAGTACGGCCCCACCGAGGCGACGGTGGGGTGCATCGTGCACCGGTTCGATCCGGGCACGGATGTCCAGGACTTCGTCCCCATCGGCCAGCCGGCGCCGAATGCCCAGGCCTACGTGCTGGATGGCTACATGTCCCCGGTGGCGGAGGGGGTGACGGGCGAGCTGTACCTGGGCGGCGACTGCCTGGCGCTGGGCTACCTGGGCGACCCGGGGATGACCCAGGAGCGCTTCATTCCCAGCCCCTTCGTGAAGGGCGAGGTGGTGTACCGGACGGGCGATCTCGCGCGCTGGCTGCCCGGGAGTGTCCTGGCGTTCGAGGGCCGCAACGACACCCAGATCAAGTTCAACGGCCACCGTGTCGAGCTCGAGGGGCTGAAGAGCCTCCTCAACCGGCACCTGGCGGTTCATGACAGCGTGGTCCTGCTCTGCACGGATGCTGGCTCCAGCGCGCTCGTGGCCTATTACGCGGCGGAGCATGCGATCGACTCGTCCGTGCTGCGCGCCTTCATGGCGACGATGCTGAGCCAGGAGATCATCCCCCAGTACTTCGTCCACCTCCCGCGCCTGCCGCTCACCGCCAACGGGAAGATCGACACGAAGGCGCTGCCTCGACTCGAGGAGGTGAAGGGCCGCATGCGGAGCGCGTCCGCCGCGCCCAGCACCCCCACGGAGACGGAGCTGGCGTCCATCTGGCGCGGATCGCTCGGCCTCGCGGAGATCGGCGTCGACGACGACTTCTTCGAGATCGGCGGCCACTCGCTGCTGGCCAACCAGATCATCCTGAGGATCCGCGAGGCGCTCGGGGTGGACCTGAACATGCGCAGCATCTTCGAGAACCGGACCATCGCGGCGCTGGCTCGAAGCATCGAGCGGACCCGGGGCAGCGAGCAGATCCGCCTGGCGACGGGCGCGAGCACCGAGGCCGAGCCTCTTCCTCGCTTCATTCCCGAGCCCGAGCTCCCTCGTGACGCGACGCCCGCGCTCGGAGCGGCCGCGAAGAAGAGCGACGAGGAGAACCTCGTCCTGGCGGAGTCCATCACGTCCGTGGACGAGAAGGTCGGCGCGTTCTACAGCCGGTTCCCCTGGCCGTGGAACTCGTCCAAGTTCGACACGCTCCAGGATCCCGAGTTCGAGCGGATCATGGTGAGCCAGGAGGTGGGGGACTTCAGCCACACGGCCGTGCCCCGGGATGCGTCCATCTGGGTGGCGGGCTGCGGAACGAACCAGGCGCTGCTCACCGCGCTGCTCTTCCCGAAGGCGCGGGTGCTGGGGACGGATCTGTCCACGAAGTCGATCGAGATCTGCGCGGCCAATGCCGCCGCGCTGGGCGTCAAGAACCTCGAGCTCCGGCTGGAGAGCATCAACGACGCGACGTACGAGGAGCAGTTCGACTTCGTCGTGTGCACGGGGGTGATCCACCACACCTACGAGCCGGCCCACGCGCTGGGGCGGCTCTCGCGGGCCCTCAAGCGGGACGGGCTGATGGAGCTGCTCGTCTACAACCGGTTCCACCGGACCATCACGAGCGCCTTCCAGAAGGCGATCCGCATCATGACGAAGGGGCTGCCGGCCAACGACTATCCGGTGGCGAAGCGGCTGGCGGCCGGGTTCGCCATCGACAACACGATGGCGCGCTTCATCAGCCGCCACCGGGACTGGGAGGAGTCGGACTTCGCGGATCTGCTCATCAACCCGGTGGAGCACAGCTACACGGTGGACTCGCTGGCCGAGCTGGCGGCCGGGTGCAACCTGGAGCTGGCGCGGCCCTGCATCAGCCTCTATGCGAAGTACCGCGCCGAGAGCATCTTCTGGGAGATGGCGTTCGCCGACCCGGACATCCAGCGCGTCTACGACGCCATGCCGGACCTGGACCGGTGGCGCGTGTCGAACCTGCTGATGCACGAGAAGTCGCCCATGCTCTGGTTCTACCTGCGCCGCCAGGATGCGCGGACCCCGCGAAAGTCGGAGCAGCAGCTCAACGACGAGTTTCTGCGGACGACCTTCGAGCGCGCCAGCACGATGCAGCAGAGCTACATCCGGGGGCAGGACGGGCGCTTCCGGCTCTCGATGAAGTCGATCGTCCACCCGGCCTCCGTGCCGGAGGACTCCGTGAAGGCCCTCTATGAGCGCTTCGATCGGAGCCGGGTCATGGGCGAGGTCTTCGCCGAGCTCGGGATTGCGCCCCACTTCGGCAACGTCCAGCGCGCTCGGCTGCGGCTCACGACGCCAGCCTTCCCCTATCTCCGGGCCGTTCCGTCACGGTGA
- a CDS encoding RDD family protein has protein sequence MAAPRTERALRLVHEGDVMPGSPYPKASLLLRLGARLVDVAVAWGLWVVCGAAGSVVALLFLLLADGMLLGQSVGKRIFGVKVMHLPTRSAARHRDSALRNAPLALIILLGMMPEGLGLVAGAAGLLVIGGLEGWRVLKDPLGWRLGDMWAQTQVVDGKVVAGATVAARTPVAHERATGRLMSAARNRRDRSLKKARRGKPCASR, from the coding sequence ATGGCGGCTCCTCGGACGGAGCGCGCGCTGCGCCTCGTCCACGAGGGCGACGTCATGCCCGGCTCGCCCTATCCCAAGGCCTCGCTGCTGCTGCGCCTGGGCGCGCGGCTGGTGGACGTGGCCGTGGCGTGGGGCCTGTGGGTGGTGTGCGGCGCCGCCGGCTCCGTGGTGGCGCTGCTCTTCCTGCTCCTGGCCGACGGCATGCTCCTGGGCCAGAGCGTGGGCAAGCGCATCTTCGGCGTGAAGGTCATGCACCTGCCCACGCGCTCGGCCGCGCGCCACCGCGACAGCGCCCTGCGCAACGCGCCCCTGGCGCTGATCATCCTGCTGGGGATGATGCCCGAGGGCCTGGGCCTGGTGGCCGGCGCCGCCGGGCTGCTCGTCATCGGCGGGCTGGAGGGATGGCGCGTCCTCAAGGATCCGCTCGGCTGGAGGCTCGGGGACATGTGGGCCCAGACGCAGGTGGTGGATGGGAAGGTTGTGGCGGGCGCGACGGTTGCCGCCCGCACCCCCGTGGCGCATGAGCGCGCGACGGGGCGACTGATGTCCGCGGCCAGGAATCGCCGCGACCGCTCGCTGAAGAAGGCGAGAAGGGGGAAGCCGTGCGCATCGCGTTGA
- a CDS encoding YkgJ family cysteine cluster protein has product MSLSTLCQRCGLCCDGNLFSTVPLRRTEIEPMERLGLAVIKRADGTSPGFTQHCSALEGRSCKVYAERPEACRRYRCLLATALAEGEVSLEEALKVVDEAHAHIHAVEALLPPARADSPRAVLQRVRQEDLPEHGGPLPPRTQEVWNQAESHLDRHFRGRHRRGG; this is encoded by the coding sequence ATGTCTCTGTCCACCCTCTGCCAGCGCTGCGGGCTGTGCTGCGACGGGAACCTCTTCTCGACGGTGCCGCTGCGCCGGACCGAGATCGAGCCCATGGAGCGCCTGGGGCTGGCGGTGATCAAGCGGGCGGATGGCACCTCGCCCGGGTTCACGCAGCACTGCAGCGCGCTGGAGGGACGGAGCTGCAAGGTGTACGCGGAGCGCCCCGAGGCCTGCCGCCGCTACCGCTGCCTGCTGGCGACGGCCCTGGCGGAGGGAGAGGTGTCGCTGGAGGAGGCGCTGAAGGTGGTGGACGAGGCCCACGCGCACATCCACGCCGTGGAGGCCCTGCTGCCTCCGGCCCGAGCCGACTCGCCGCGCGCCGTGCTCCAGCGGGTGCGCCAGGAGGATCTCCCGGAGCACGGGGGGCCACTGCCGCCCCGGACGCAGGAGGTCTGGAATCAGGCGGAGAGCCACCTGGACCGCCACTTCCGCGGGCGCCACCGCCGAGGCGGCTGA
- a CDS encoding ABC transporter permease subunit — MRPVFGIAGYVLREAASRKFIMAFLIGITLILIVLSMSLKLEVLDGALAATRLFGKSVHTSIRAVDVALRPLFQACSYVVFYGGILFGIVACSDFAPSLMSPGRIEHLLALPLQRWHILAGTFLGVMTLTLCGALYGAGGLLIIFGVKTGYWTADPLISAALACGSFAAVYAVMLTTATLVRSAALCAAAGFITFVTGIIAGYRTSIAGVFEEGPSRQIFKGVTLLLPRLSSLADAAADLATSQPLTVSSLQTLVGGVVVFGLGVLAVGFWLFDGKDY, encoded by the coding sequence ATGAGGCCCGTGTTCGGAATCGCCGGCTACGTGCTGCGCGAGGCGGCGTCGCGCAAGTTCATCATGGCCTTCCTGATCGGCATCACGCTGATCCTGATCGTGCTGTCGATGAGCCTGAAGCTCGAGGTGCTGGACGGAGCGCTGGCCGCCACGCGGCTGTTCGGCAAGTCGGTGCACACGTCCATCCGAGCGGTGGACGTGGCGCTCCGGCCGCTGTTCCAGGCGTGCTCGTACGTCGTCTTCTATGGAGGCATCCTCTTCGGCATCGTGGCGTGCTCGGACTTCGCGCCGAGCCTGATGTCGCCGGGGCGCATCGAGCACCTGCTCGCCCTGCCCCTCCAGCGCTGGCACATCCTGGCGGGCACGTTCCTGGGGGTGATGACGCTGACGCTGTGCGGGGCGCTCTACGGCGCGGGCGGGCTGCTGATCATCTTCGGGGTGAAGACGGGGTACTGGACGGCGGACCCGCTGATCTCGGCGGCGCTGGCGTGTGGGAGCTTCGCGGCGGTGTACGCGGTGATGCTCACCACGGCCACGCTGGTGCGCAGCGCGGCGCTGTGCGCGGCGGCGGGCTTCATCACCTTCGTGACCGGCATCATCGCGGGCTACCGCACCTCCATCGCCGGGGTCTTCGAGGAGGGCCCGAGCCGGCAGATCTTCAAGGGGGTGACGCTGCTGCTGCCCCGGCTGTCATCGCTGGCGGATGCGGCCGCGGATCTGGCGACCTCGCAGCCGCTGACGGTGAGCTCGCTGCAGACGCTGGTGGGCGGCGTGGTGGTGTTCGGCCTGGGAGTGCTCGCGGTGGGCTTCTGGCTCTTCGACGGAAAGGACTACTGA
- the hemB gene encoding porphobilinogen synthase has translation MAFPTHRPRRLRRSAVLRDMVRETTLAPSDFIYPLFVVEGRDVRRPIGSMPGIFNLSIEHAVAEAKQAHSLGVPSVILFGIPDTKDARGTQGYARDGIVQRAIRAIKDAVPELQIIADVCLCEYTDHGHCGVLEGGHVVNDATLPLLAQMAVTCAQAGADIIAPSDMMDGRVTAIRKALDESRLVDTPILSYAAKYASGFYGPFREAAQSAPQFGDRRGYQMDPGNAREALKEVGLDVDEGADMIMVKPALSYLDIIHRVKERFELPLVAYNVSGEYAMVKAAAQNNWVDGDRVMMEILTSIKRAGADLIITYHALEASKLL, from the coding sequence ATGGCCTTCCCCACCCACCGCCCCCGTCGCCTGCGCCGCTCCGCCGTCCTCCGGGACATGGTCCGGGAGACGACGCTCGCTCCTTCGGACTTCATCTATCCGCTCTTCGTCGTGGAAGGCCGGGACGTGCGCCGTCCCATCGGCTCCATGCCGGGCATCTTCAACCTCTCCATCGAGCACGCGGTGGCCGAGGCGAAGCAGGCCCACTCGCTCGGGGTGCCCTCCGTCATCCTCTTCGGCATCCCGGACACCAAGGACGCCCGCGGCACGCAGGGCTACGCGCGTGACGGCATCGTCCAGCGCGCCATCCGCGCCATCAAGGACGCCGTCCCCGAGCTGCAGATCATCGCGGACGTGTGCCTGTGCGAGTACACCGACCACGGCCACTGCGGCGTGCTCGAGGGCGGGCACGTCGTCAATGACGCCACGCTGCCGCTGCTGGCGCAGATGGCCGTCACCTGCGCCCAGGCCGGCGCGGACATCATCGCCCCCTCGGACATGATGGACGGCCGCGTCACCGCCATCCGCAAGGCGCTGGACGAGTCTCGCCTGGTGGACACGCCCATCCTCTCCTACGCCGCCAAGTACGCCTCCGGCTTCTACGGCCCGTTCCGCGAGGCCGCCCAGAGCGCGCCCCAGTTCGGCGACCGCCGCGGCTACCAGATGGATCCGGGCAACGCCCGCGAGGCCCTCAAGGAAGTGGGCCTGGACGTGGACGAGGGCGCCGACATGATCATGGTCAAGCCCGCCCTCTCGTACCTGGACATCATCCACCGGGTGAAGGAGCGCTTCGAGCTGCCCCTGGTCGCCTACAACGTGTCCGGCGAGTACGCGATGGTGAAGGCTGCAGCTCAAAACAATTGGGTCGATGGAGATCGCGTGATGATGGAGATCCTCACCTCCATCAAGCGCGCCGGGGCGGACCTCATCATCACCTACCACGCCCTGGAAGCCTCGAAGCTCCTGTAG
- a CDS encoding MXAN_6577-like cysteine-rich protein produces the protein MPRVFAITTPAATITLEPSGRGEVSFTVSNVTDGLLRAKASLVPSSALPGEWLSLRGSVLRDMPPGSTEVFTVEIQVPAGTAPGPRTFSLVVADNDVPDERFAEGPAVSVSVSAPVAAPARGSPWWLVAVGVGVVVAGGVAAFLALRDGEPPPAGCPVGQSSCAGECVDLQVDGQNCGRCGGTCGPDQRCQAGICQCTQGLALCGGACVSLESSDENCGRCGNACGAEFDCRAGQCVRTSCPGGGTLCGGQCVDTETDSRNCGRCGEACGPDRVCRNGRCQCPGTLTVCGSQCVDTRADEQNCGSCGRRCGAGQLCQAGTCQCPQGLTLCGGACVNLQTSDANCGRCGTSCGAGFDCRNGRCLRTSPSSECGLGQVMCPCTGTCLPAALCKKRCDEGRQPL, from the coding sequence ATGCCGCGAGTGTTCGCCATCACCACTCCCGCTGCCACGATCACCCTGGAGCCGAGCGGGCGAGGCGAAGTGTCCTTCACGGTCTCCAACGTGACGGACGGTCTCCTGCGGGCGAAGGCGAGCCTCGTGCCTTCGTCCGCTCTGCCGGGCGAGTGGCTGAGCCTGCGGGGCTCCGTGCTGCGCGACATGCCGCCCGGGAGCACGGAGGTGTTCACGGTGGAGATCCAGGTGCCGGCGGGGACGGCGCCGGGCCCACGCACCTTCAGCCTGGTGGTGGCCGACAACGACGTGCCGGACGAGCGCTTCGCGGAAGGTCCTGCGGTCTCCGTGTCGGTGAGTGCACCTGTCGCGGCGCCTGCCAGGGGCTCTCCGTGGTGGCTCGTCGCGGTGGGAGTCGGCGTGGTGGTCGCTGGCGGCGTGGCGGCGTTCCTCGCCCTGCGTGACGGCGAGCCTCCGCCCGCAGGGTGTCCGGTGGGGCAGAGCTCGTGCGCGGGCGAGTGCGTGGATCTCCAGGTCGATGGCCAGAACTGTGGCCGCTGCGGCGGCACCTGTGGTCCGGATCAGCGCTGCCAGGCGGGCATCTGCCAGTGCACGCAGGGCCTGGCGCTCTGCGGCGGTGCCTGTGTCAGCCTCGAGAGCAGCGACGAGAACTGCGGCCGCTGTGGGAACGCCTGCGGCGCGGAGTTCGACTGTCGCGCGGGGCAGTGCGTGCGCACCAGCTGCCCTGGGGGAGGGACGCTGTGCGGGGGCCAGTGCGTCGACACGGAGACGGACAGCCGGAACTGCGGGAGGTGTGGAGAGGCGTGTGGTCCGGACCGGGTCTGCCGCAACGGCCGCTGCCAGTGCCCGGGCACGTTGACGGTCTGCGGCAGTCAGTGCGTCGACACCCGGGCGGACGAGCAGAACTGCGGCAGCTGCGGCAGGCGCTGCGGAGCGGGCCAGCTCTGCCAGGCAGGCACGTGCCAGTGCCCCCAGGGGCTGACGCTGTGTGGCGGCGCCTGCGTCAACCTCCAGACCAGCGATGCGAACTGCGGCCGCTGCGGCACCTCGTGTGGTGCGGGCTTCGACTGCCGCAACGGGAGGTGTCTCCGCACGAGCCCTTCCTCGGAGTGTGGCCTGGGGCAGGTGATGTGCCCCTGTACGGGGACGTGCCTGCCTGCGGCGCTCTGCAAGAAGCGCTGCGACGAGGGCCGTCAGCCGCTCTGA
- a CDS encoding 5' nucleotidase, NT5C type: MKRSEMVALVDMDGTLCDYEGAMARELEKLRSPHEPPLKMRESHSDPWLRERVELIRRQPGWWAGLERLKLGFDVLEELRALEFELHILTKGPVQATNSWAEKLQWCQRHVPDARVTVTMDKGLVYGKVLVDDWPEYIQRWLTWRPRGLVIIPAQPWNEDFHHPNALRYNGKNLDAVRASLRAVKERALTLPPEPELPAPEDEEPASEG, encoded by the coding sequence ATGAAGCGCTCGGAGATGGTGGCGCTCGTCGACATGGACGGGACGCTCTGCGACTACGAGGGCGCGATGGCGCGGGAGCTAGAGAAGCTCCGCAGCCCGCACGAGCCGCCCTTGAAGATGCGGGAGAGCCACTCGGACCCCTGGCTGCGCGAGCGCGTGGAGCTCATCCGGCGTCAGCCGGGCTGGTGGGCGGGGCTGGAGCGGCTGAAGCTGGGGTTCGACGTGCTGGAGGAATTGCGCGCGCTGGAGTTCGAGCTCCACATCCTCACCAAGGGGCCGGTGCAGGCGACGAACTCGTGGGCGGAGAAGCTCCAGTGGTGCCAGCGGCACGTGCCGGACGCGCGGGTGACGGTGACGATGGACAAGGGGCTGGTCTACGGGAAGGTGCTCGTGGACGACTGGCCCGAGTACATCCAGCGCTGGCTCACCTGGCGGCCGAGGGGGCTGGTGATCATCCCCGCGCAGCCGTGGAACGAGGACTTCCACCACCCGAACGCGCTCCGCTACAACGGGAAGAACCTGGACGCCGTGAGGGCGAGCCTCCGAGCCGTCAAGGAGCGGGCCCTCACCCTGCCCCCGGAGCCGGAGCTCCCTGCGCCGGAGGATGAGGAGCCGGCGTCGGAGGGTTGA
- a CDS encoding mechanosensitive ion channel family protein, producing MRRSLTLMSLLSSLPALALSEGAGAVAAPGDSVLPHFLLARPFWVLELWQWLGLALAVGVSLLVGRVLEGLALRVVGRATALTKAGWDDQIMAAGRGPLRHLLFVMLVAAGGRLLLLPAPAQHMVDVGARSVAIVTLAWFLLRFLRLAALFMEQKVAQGGSGEDVGRARGIRTQLAVLRRIADVAVVLVAASLLLLQFEVVRNVGVSLLASAGIAGLVIGLAAQKSISTLLAGIQLSITQPVRIGDTVIVENEWGWIEEITLTYVVVKVWDLRRLVVPMSHFLDKPFQNWSKVSPEILGTAEIYVDFRTDVPAMRAELQRILEQESQGLWDGKVQGLQVTGLSERTMLMRALVSASDAGKAFDLRCLVREKLIAWLQRQPQGLPLMRAEASHQLPGEPALLLGVPTAVGSRAGGNVVVARPKE from the coding sequence ATGCGCCGATCCCTCACGCTCATGTCGTTGCTGTCGTCCCTGCCGGCCCTCGCGCTCAGCGAGGGGGCCGGGGCTGTTGCTGCCCCGGGGGACTCGGTGCTGCCTCACTTCCTCCTGGCTCGGCCCTTCTGGGTGCTGGAGCTGTGGCAGTGGCTGGGGCTGGCGCTGGCCGTGGGTGTGAGCCTGCTGGTCGGGCGTGTCCTGGAGGGGCTCGCGCTTCGCGTGGTGGGGCGCGCCACGGCGCTGACGAAGGCGGGGTGGGACGACCAGATCATGGCCGCGGGCCGAGGGCCTCTGCGCCATCTGCTGTTCGTGATGCTGGTGGCCGCGGGGGGGCGGCTGTTGCTGCTGCCGGCTCCGGCCCAGCACATGGTGGATGTCGGGGCCCGGTCGGTGGCGATCGTGACCCTGGCCTGGTTCCTCCTGCGGTTCCTGCGGCTGGCGGCGCTCTTCATGGAGCAGAAGGTGGCCCAGGGGGGGAGTGGTGAGGATGTCGGCCGTGCTCGCGGGATTCGCACGCAGCTGGCCGTGCTCCGGCGTATCGCGGATGTCGCGGTGGTGCTGGTCGCGGCGTCGCTGCTGCTGCTCCAGTTCGAGGTGGTGCGCAACGTGGGGGTGTCGCTGCTGGCGTCGGCGGGCATCGCGGGGCTGGTCATCGGCCTGGCGGCGCAGAAGTCCATCTCCACGCTGCTGGCGGGCATCCAGCTGTCCATCACGCAGCCGGTGCGGATTGGAGACACCGTCATCGTGGAGAACGAGTGGGGATGGATCGAGGAGATCACCCTGACGTACGTGGTGGTGAAGGTGTGGGATCTGCGGCGGCTGGTGGTGCCGATGAGCCACTTCCTGGACAAGCCCTTCCAGAACTGGAGCAAGGTGTCGCCGGAGATCCTGGGCACGGCGGAGATCTACGTGGACTTCCGCACGGACGTGCCGGCGATGCGCGCGGAGCTCCAGCGCATCCTCGAGCAGGAGTCCCAGGGGCTCTGGGACGGGAAGGTGCAGGGGCTCCAGGTGACGGGCCTCTCCGAGCGCACGATGTTGATGAGGGCGCTGGTGAGCGCCTCGGATGCGGGCAAGGCGTTCGATCTGCGCTGCCTGGTGCGCGAGAAGCTCATCGCATGGCTGCAGCGTCAGCCTCAGGGCTTGCCGCTGATGCGAGCCGAGGCGAGCCACCAATTGCCCGGAGAGCCCGCGCTGTTGCTGGGAGTGCCCACGGCCGTGGGCAGCCGGGCGGGAGGCAATGTCGTGGTTGCCAGGCCCAAGGAGTGA